Below is a genomic region from Streptomyces sp. RPA4-2.
CTCCCGGAAGCTGGGCGAACACTTCGCCGGGACAGAGTACGCGAAGTACGTCGCTGACCCGTCGGACGGCGACCGCGACTGAACGGATCCCCGCTCATCTCCGCTGCGATCTGGAGGAAACGTGTCGAGCAATCAGACCATTGTGGACGCCTGCCGGCGAGCATATTCAGGATTCGAGGAGAACGATTCCTCGGACCTGGTGGCCCTCATGTCACCCGAAGTGATCTTCGACTTCCCCACCTCCCTGCCCTATGGCGGAACATTCCATGGGCCTGAAGGATTTCTCGCCTTCTACCGGGACATCTACGATCACTACTACGAGACCTTCACCTACGACGCGCACACAGTGCTCGACGCAGGGACGCACGTGGTCGTCCCCGTCAGGGCCAGGGCGAAGGCGAAGAACGGCCGCACCATGGAGAACGAACACTGTCTGCTGTTCACCGTGAACGACGGCCTGATAGTCAAGGCCCGGCTGTACGCGGACACCGCCAAGGGGCGTGACTCGATCGACGGCCTCCAGGTGTTCCCGGCGGCCTCCTGACCCCCGAACCGGCGCGGCAGACATGGACGCGACATTGTCCGCCGCCGGGAGTTCCTCCGTGACCGGGCGCAGCGACCCCGAAATGCCCGAAATGACAGCTGCATCATCTGAACCAGAGTGATGCGCTGCGGCGAGCGGTCCGGATCACGAAATTCAGCAGGCCGCACGGACGCAGCGCCCTTTTGGGTGCCGGGAATGCCGGCACCAGCATTGTTTTCCCCGATCACCCGCCGAGTTCGTCGGGCGGTGAGAGACGAAAGGTCATTCATGCCTCGGTCCATGCGTGCGCTCGTAGCCGGCAGGGTTGGCGAGCCTGTCGATGTTCTGCGGCTGGAGTCCCGGCCTGTTCCCGTGCCGGAGGCCGGCCAGGCGTTGATCCGTGTGACGGCGACTCCGGTCCACGCCAGTGATCTGCACGTCCTGCGTGGCCGCTACGGTTTCTCCCCCGAATTCCCGGCTGTCGGGGGTCACATGGAATGCGTGGGCCGTATCGAGGCCCTGGGCCCGGACACCGCGGGGCTGGAGGTCGGTGAGCGTGTGGTGGTCGCCGCCGTACCGGCGGTACCAGGGCCCCCGGTGGCCGGCACCTGGCAGGAGTACCTCGTCGCCGACACACGAAGGCTCCTGCCGGTCCCCGACGGCCTGAGCGACTCCAGCGCCTGCCAACTTGCCGTCAATCCGTTGACCGCGCTGCTCCTGGTGACGCGCGTACTCGATGTGCGGCCGGGCGAATGGCTGTTGCAGACGGCGGCGGGTTCCACCGTCGGCCGGCTCGTCATCCAGCTGTGCCGGCACCTGGGCATTCGCACGATCAATGTCGTGCGTCGGCGGGATGCCGTCGAGGAGATCAAGGCGCTCGGTGGGGACGAGGTCATCTGTACCGAGGACGAGGACCTGGTGCGGCGTGTGGCCGAGATCGCGGGGCCGGCGGGCGTGCGCAAGGCCACCGACTGTGTCGCGGGAGTCGTGGGTGCCCAGGTGTCCCAGGCGTTGGCCCCGGGGGGAGAGGTCGTGGTCTACGGCGCGCTGTCCACCCATCGGCAGACCGATCCGGCGGCGCTGACGATCCCGTTGCAGGCCCGCTCGGTGATCTACGAGACCAAAGTGGTCCGTGGTTTCTGGCTGAACCGCTGGTTCGCCACCGCCACGCCCGAGGATGCGCTGCGCGCGCTGTCCGAGGTGCGTGGACTGGTCACTGACGGCGTCCTGAGCATCCCCGAGGGCCGGCCCTTCCCACTCGAACGCTTCGCCGAAGCCCTCGCGCTCGCCGAAACACCCGCACGCGACGCCAAGCCACTCTTCGTCTTCGAGGACGGCACGAACGAGGACGACAGGTAGAACGCGGCCCTGCCGATGCCGATGGTGATGTCGGCGGCGCCGCCCCTCTCGGCCGGAGGCACTGCTCGGCCTGCCGGCCAGACGCATCAGGCCGTTGTCCCGTTTGAAAGGCTGGAAGATGACTGACAAGACGAAACCGATGTATCTGGGCAGCGACGACCCGGCGCGCCGGCGCACGGACTACTACCCGCATTGGCTGGACAACCTTGCCGACGACGTGACGATGGAGGGCTCGGTACTGAACGGGGTCGTCCGGGGTGCGGAGGACGTTCGCACGGTGCTGTCCTATGCGCGCACTCTGTACGAGTACCAGGACTTCATCTACATCGGCGGATACGGCGAGAACGACTTCGTCGAGGACTACACGTCCGAGGTGGGCGGCGAGCCGATCGCCAACATCGCTGTCGTCTACAGGAACGCAGAGGGAAAGACGCACCACCTGGTGGTGAACCACCGCCCGCTGTCGTCGGTCCTGCTCTTCTCCCGCCTGCTGGGCGAGCACTTCGCCGGGACGCGATACGCCCAGTACTTCGCCGCCCCGCCGACCGGTGCGGACCACGACTGAAGAGAAGCTTGCACACGCACGACCTGACGGTGCCTCATGACCTCCGATCGCGATTGTCGTCGCAATCTGCGCTCTGTTCGCAGCGTTCACCTCTGACGCCAGCAAGGCTCGACGGGCTGTTGAGGTCGTCAAGCTGCTGCGCGAAGACCTGCCGCGCATTCGTCGTTGTCACGCGACACAGGAGCGTCGCTAATGGGCTGCGCCCCGGGGTGTTGCAGCTCTCTGTGACCGGACAGTCCGGACAGTGGTTCCTAAAGCCGTCCGGGCTGTTTGTGCAGGTGAGGGACTTAACCGGACAGTCCGGACACCTCCTGCGAGGTCCCTGCTCAGGAGGGCACTCAGGCGCAAACGTTGTGCGGCAACTGCGCGCCCTGCGTTCGTGGTTCGACCCTCAACTTTGAGCCCTTTGGCTCGAACAGCGCTCTACCTGTCTTTCTTTCTCAGGGTCACGCTGGCAAGTGAGACCAGCTCCACAACTGGCTGAGTGCGGGGAGCGCTTGGGGGGTTGCTCGTGGCCTGCGTTCCGATTTTGACGGATAAGGCGGGCGAGTTCTTGGCTTTGGGTCACGCCTCGGTGGAGGTGCAGGCACA
It encodes:
- a CDS encoding nuclear transport factor 2 family protein, with translation MSSNQTIVDACRRAYSGFEENDSSDLVALMSPEVIFDFPTSLPYGGTFHGPEGFLAFYRDIYDHYYETFTYDAHTVLDAGTHVVVPVRARAKAKNGRTMENEHCLLFTVNDGLIVKARLYADTAKGRDSIDGLQVFPAAS
- a CDS encoding zinc-dependent alcohol dehydrogenase family protein — protein: MRALVAGRVGEPVDVLRLESRPVPVPEAGQALIRVTATPVHASDLHVLRGRYGFSPEFPAVGGHMECVGRIEALGPDTAGLEVGERVVVAAVPAVPGPPVAGTWQEYLVADTRRLLPVPDGLSDSSACQLAVNPLTALLLVTRVLDVRPGEWLLQTAAGSTVGRLVIQLCRHLGIRTINVVRRRDAVEEIKALGGDEVICTEDEDLVRRVAEIAGPAGVRKATDCVAGVVGAQVSQALAPGGEVVVYGALSTHRQTDPAALTIPLQARSVIYETKVVRGFWLNRWFATATPEDALRALSEVRGLVTDGVLSIPEGRPFPLERFAEALALAETPARDAKPLFVFEDGTNEDDR